The Cutaneotrichosporon cavernicola HIS019 DNA, chromosome: 3 region ACATTTCGATGGCATGTTGTTGGGAGCAACGCGTCAGCCTCATCTCACGGTCGCTTCGGCGCTTGGGCCACCATTGACGCCCCTTGACGCTCGGATTCCTTCTTGATCCATGATCCACTGCGCTTGGACCCACGGGCACGTCACGTGAGCTCCCCAAATACCCCATAAACCCCATTTACCCTCATACCGAGCCACAAGAGATACTCGGATCGCTCAAACGCTTCGTGAGGAATTAGGGCGCTATACTCATTCCACTCGCCCCACAGTGGCGATGAGGTGTGAGGCGTGAGGCGTGTCTGTCCCACCCCTCTCCGCAGTAAATCTTCGCTCCCTCGCTAGCGCTACCACTAGTACTGCCCCAGTTTAGTCGTGTGTTATAATCATATACATCGCGAGTGAGGCGGGAACGAAATGATGCTACGTGGCGATAACATGCACCGGGCCAGCCGGTACGAGCCGGTCTCGAGCAAGAGGGATATGGAGGGGTGGGAATGTGACCCGTGGTTGGTAGTTATGTGGTATGTGTGGGGTGTCGTTCTGCAGCACAGTTGCAGGCTGGCTGACTATGCACAAAAGACAAGGCCCTACCACTGACCCTGCACGTACTCGTACCCCGGGTACATGGGTTGCGCATAGCGTGACCCAGGGTATCCACCCACGACCATGTGCTGCGGGTGGTGTGTGTAGATGAGGGACTGGGGTGCACAGCCGCCGACCATGTCCATGTGCTCAGGTTGGCCAGGCACGACAGCAAACGTGGGCTGCGCTGGCGTGCACGGCGTGCTGGGCGAAAGAACCGTGGGAACAGTTGCCATGTCTGACGACTCAGACATAGACAGTGGGGAGAGCGATGGCATGGACGcggtcgccgacgtcgttggGGTCGTGGTACCAGCGTGCTGCATCTCAGCAAGGCCGTTGGTATGCGTGGGCGTATGCAGGACATTCTGGGGCTCAGACATTGGAGTAAGGCCAAATGCCGAGGCACCGAGTCTGAGGTGGGGCGAGGGACGCCCGCCGGACGAGTTGGCGCGGTGGAGTGGTGATGGGCGGCCAATGGGCGACGAGCCTGCAGACGAGCCGTGATAAGAGCGGTTGCGGCTCAGAGGTGTCACCGGCGAGTGACGTGGTGGGCTCATgcgctgccgaggagcaggGCCAGACGACGGCGCCTGCTGGGCCGGGACATACGAGTTGAACACCTGCGGAGACGACTGCGAGCGCGCACGCATGGCCTGAGGCATACCAGGCATAATAGCAGGGCCACCAGTGGCCGCAAGGACACCAGGAGCGATAAGGGGGTAGGCACTGGGACCTGCCATGGGGAAACTCTGGCTCGGCATGTCCATCGTGTATGTGCGGACAAGACCAGGCATGTGCTGGGTGGGGGCGCGAGGCGCAGTTggtgggcgacgaggcaTGGGCATAGCGCGACCCTCCtccaggcggcggcgcttgaCACCGTCCCACCACTTGGACGAGGCCTGGAAATGGGGGTGGCCCAAGCGCAGACCAATCTTGAGGGCTTCTTCGCGCGCCTCAGAGTCGCGTACCTCGCGGCCAGCGAGCACAGCCTCATCAAGCCAGCGATGaatgtcctcctcgatggcGGGGTAGCGGCCACCAGGCCGGCGGGAGAGGCCAGCGGCACTGCCAGACTGCTCGGGGTCCAGCCAGCGCTCCTCCTGGTTGAGGATCTTGGAAATGGTACTCCGGTCAACAGAGTACTCCTTGGCAATGTCCTCCTGGCGAATCTTGCCCTGCGAGTTGCGGTAAATTTCACAGATGCGACGCTTGTCCTCGGGCatgagcttgcgcttgcgacGCCCTGCGGCCGGAGGGGCAGGACCGTTTGGCGAGTTGGTGCCCGACGAAGGCGACCTGCCGTTGGCAGTTGCGGCAGTGGAAGCAGGGGGAGTCCCGGCCGACGCGCCAGTGGCAGGTGGGGTAGTGACCATGGGCTTGGCCTCAATGTCCGCAGACGTGGGCAAGGCAGATGGTGGAGCGGGGTATGCCGAGTATGCCGGCTGCGCCCCAGGAAGGGCTGCAGGCTCGACATACTGCGCCATAAGGCCCATCTGGCCGGGCATAAAGGGAGGCCCCAGTGGTGGCTGAGGGTGGTACATCATGTGAGCCGGGTACGCGACACCATGGGGCACGGGCATGGACATCGGGTGCAGCGGGTACTGGAACTGAgcgtgctgctgctgctgccaaGCTGAAGCATCGGCAGTGGGTGGTGCGTGGGCGTCGAACATCGGGAGGGGGTCGGCGGCAGGTAGAGTGGTCGGAGCCGGGCCAGCCGGCGCAGCCAGGCCCTGGGTGAGTGCCGGCTTGGTCGTGGTCGCCTCAGTtttggcgacgacgtcgtcgtttTGGTTGGTGAACATGGTCATGAAGTCAACCTCCTCGTGCTGAGCGGCGTCAAGGATAGGCGCGTATGTAGTCATCGTGGCGGCCATGATGTGATGAAGGGAGGGCGAGTGTGGTGGTTTGCAagcggagggagaggtgagGTGATGTATCTGCCGTAATGTGATGCAGAGTCTAGTCGACCAGCGACAGTAAACTCAAAAGAGGTCGTGATTGACGTGGCGTGCTATACTGCAACAGGTCAGCCACAGTCCAAGTGTGGTGGATGCTCACGGCGTAAAGTGGTCGTCAAACCGGGACGATGTTTTGCGTGGGATGGGGGGAGGATTGTAAATGCAGATACGATGCGTTGAAAGTCTGGAGGGGCGCATCAGCATGTGTGCAGAAGATGCAGTGAGGGTGACGGGACCAGACGCGACATTGCTTCGCGCCGCAGAGGATGAAGGGGGGCAAGGGGTTGGGCGCAAATGTGCTCGCCTGGCGTGTACTCACCACTACAAAGGTGCTAGGGCCAGGAGCATCAAACTGGGGTGTGAGCGGGTAGTTCTTGGCCAGTAAACCACACTCTGCCTGTACAGCCGCAGCACCGTCTCgcccccctcttcccctcccatTCTCACGAGTGCGAGGATGGTGCGACTATGGTGTCCAcacgcgcggcggcagAGGAAGGGTGCAGATATGAATAGTAGATGGGAGCGAGTACAACGCCACCGACTACACGAGGCATGGAGGCAGATTGAGGGAGTAGCACTCACGTGTGATGTCTAGTGCGAGGTCCGACCCGATGTGAAcggaggggttgggggtGTGTATAGGTGCAAGTCGGcgatgatggatgatgtGGGAATGCCAGATGGAATGCTAGCAAGCTACTGATATGATAGCGCTGCAGTGAGATTGATGAGTCGCGCAAGATGATGACCAATGAGTGCGCGGTCGTGATGGATTCCAGAGTCGAtgtgggatgggatgggatgggatgggatgggatgggagcGTGAAGGTTGGGATTGCCCAAATGGTGGTCTGCGCGTGCGTCAAGCTGCGTGGAGAATGAGAGAGGGCGGGTGATGTTGCGATGTGTATATGAACACTTGGACAAGAGGAATGAAAtggggagagaggagaaggggcCTGCCGTTCTCTATATTCAACCTCTAGCTttgatgaggaggatgaggaggagtggggtGAGATGGgatggtcgaggaggaggaggaggaagaatgcgaggaaggagggtgggaggcaaggaaggaaggaaggaaggaaggagaggaaaGGAGGAaagggagatggagaggaggatgagatggaATTGGGCTTGGTTGTACCGTGCTCGGGTGGTAGGGTGGAAGGTAGCAGGTGCAGGTGGCAGGTGGCAGGTGGCAGGGTGGTAGCAAGCAGTTTGCTTTCCAGTGGCCCCAGTGGTTGTATCGTGGGGTCAACTGGCTTGATGGAAACAAGACTGTACAATCCCCTTTTCCCCTGAGCCTTCGGGCCACCCCGTTCTCCCTCTATACCCTTATAACGCCTTCCACTCTGTCTAAAACCCATTATTACAATGCATCAAGGGATTGCCCTAGACTGACTGTCTGGCTGCTGCGGTCTTTTTGGCTAGGACAGGGTTATTGCCAAATGATCATTCTTTTCCTCCTACCGATCCTACCTATCCCAACTATCCTGGATTGTCTCGAGTAAAAATCAACCCTTGAAGCCTTGACCCTCAGTGACCCTGACATTTCTCAGTTTGAGGGGGTTGTCCCACGTTGATGGTCATTTCTGAATGTCAGACCAAGATTTGCAGGGTAACAAACCGTTACTCCCTACCATCCCTAACACCTAGTTCCTGATAAAATAGGTAAATTTCGTCACCATTTTGCTACTAACCCTCTGATCTAATGCCTTGTTGTTGCTTTTTGTAAACTAATGACGCACTCCTAAAACACATTATACCAAAGTCAAAAATTTAATTCCGCTATCGGAGGTGGCGCTTGATTTTCTTAACCCTGGAAGCCTTATCTCCCTATTGCCGTTGCTTGACAACCGACCCTACCATAGCCAATGTATCATGCATCTTCTCGTCTCAAAGGTAGATCCAGTAGATCAGTCGCGTCTCATCGTATCCTAGGTTGTAGTATTCAGAATTCAGCTTCCGCACTCCACCCGTACCTCAATAACTTTGCCAAATGCTAAAGCTGCTTGCATGTCAGCACCCACTATCAATGGTACATGGCGTATTGTTGCAACGTTGCAATTGCCGTTGTCGCCGGTCGCCGGTCGCCGATTGGACCGATTGACAACATTCCGCGGGTCGTTGGATGGGTGAAATCGTTTCGTCTTTGGGTAGTTTGCTTGAGTAATGGTTGTGCTGGCTGGCCGATTGGTATGTATTAGCCCCGTCTGTTTCGCATTTCGCATTTCTTGAGGATTGATGATTCAGGGTACAAGGTCTCTGGCTTGAATCGGCTGAAGAGAATGCGGGGAAAACTCTGTCAGTGGCGCAGGTTCAGGGTAAATCCTCGTCAACTACCAAAAAACCAAGCCAACATTCAGATTCAGACTAAGGGTCGGTTCATCCTAGGCTGAGACCAGTCAACCCTCTACAGTCGCCGCTACCTTGCTACAGTACcactgccgctgccgctgccgcttCAGCTGCCGCCGAAGCCGGCATCTAGCCAAACTCCAGACCCGAGGCCCGCAGTTCCCAGCCCTCAAAAACAGAGTACCGCGGCAGGGCAATAGCGTGACATGTACTTGTTTCTTTGAACAGTGCTACAGTCACGGCGGATGCTCAACTACGTGCACTGCATTTTGTGCCCTGTCCGAAATCTCATCCCAGAATCGCAGAATGGTGACTATCCTTTACATCAATCCCTCCCTAGAGCTGCCCTGGCCATTAACTTTGGGCTTGTTTCCCGCCAGGCCCCGGCAAGGCCGGCAACCGCCAGGTCGGCatcggccgccgcgccgcgcgctgATCTCATCCAGCGGCAAGTCGCAAGTCAATCTAATATGGAGCTTAGGGGGAGTAGGCGTCGTACCCGTCTTTCGTGCCGCCCAACCAATTCCTCGGCCCGTCGTAATCCCACCATACAAGCCCGCGGGTCCATCACCTCCAGGAGGCTTTTGGCATCCGGCGTTTCCGCTCGATCTACCACTCCCCGATATGAGTTGAGGCTCACGGTCCCATTCCACATTCTCGGCTGGCGATACGGACCTGATGTTAGCTGGTATGCTGGCTCCACAGTTGTACTGTGGTCGGAACGAGGCGGCGTCCCGTTTGCATTACTGTATGCCCAGGGCTGCCGGACCTGCAACGGAcatgggggagggggtcTGAGAAGAGCAGAGCGGCTGGCTCGTGCGGCTGAGCGCTGTCTCTCGGCTCACGGCTGAGAGGTTGGAGAACCGGCCGGTTCATAGGCGGGCACAAGGCGGCGACACGGCAAACCGCATGCAACTTGGTATCCGGTCCGGGCGCCGTAGCTCATAGAAGGTATGCATCAGGCTATTTGCCCATTCTAATAGAACCCATCAGCCACCCAAGCGACCGACCTCGAGTCACCAGACGAGGTcgcagcgacgaggttTCTGAATGTTCGTGTTCCGTATGTACCAAAGTCAGGCGCCAGGCGCCGTCGTTGGGCCCGAAGTGGAAGTGGAAGCGGGGCAGGGACGTCGTAACTGGGTTCCGAAACGAACAGGCCCAGGGGTTAACTGGGTCGATGAGAGCAGCGGTGGATGCCGATGACATCTGCTCCATGCTCCAATTGATTGAATCGGCCGAGAAATCTGTAAATTCAATTGACTGGATGTGGCAGCTGAACGCATCAGCTGCTGCTGACATGTGCGTCATAGTGTTACCAGGCAGCGGCCAGCGGCCAGCGGCCAATATTGATCCAACAATTCTGACCTTAATGAGCATTCGATTACCTTGCCAGGCTCCAGCTCCATCTCAACGGGGAATTAGGACACATGCCCAAGCCTCCAAGCCTCCAACCCTCCAACCCTCCGTACCTTCGTCCACAATCTGCAAACCAGCCGTGACGGCGTGACTTTCCCACCGATCCCAGTTTGCTCTTGATCAAAGGCCGAGCGGGACTCCCCGCTGGGCCCCGGGCCTCAGCCACAGTATGAAGGGCCGGATCGCGTGGGAAGTTCGGATCCATTTTGCCCTTTTCCCTGGCTTCTGGCTTAAAACTGTTGCCAGTTGCGCCAGTTGAAACGGTGGCACTGCCCCGTGGCGCTGTTTCGGGCTGCCAAGTTACGAATAACTATGGCCGTGCACCCGGTTTGCAATCAATTCAGTCTATCAGCTGTCAGCTGCCTCCCCGCATTTCATAGAGACGGCCAAACGAAATGCAAAATGATGACAGTCGCCGTACAACAGGGTGACGCGGGAGTGGATGCAGAGCAGACTATCAAACCAGACTACGGGGTGGGAATCAGATCGGTGCCGCGTGCCCAAGACGCGCTCTCCCTTCAGATGTCCgctgtcagctgacacTCAGAGGACATTCTAACCCATGGATCCCGAGACATCTGACACACACATGTCATAGTGATGCTGGATGGCCATGCTTCATACCTGACGTGATCGTTGACCTGTTGCGAGCTTTGCCAGCCCTCATACGTGCCAGCTTGGTCCAGCGGCTGGATCCTTCCCCCCTTGTCCATCGGTACCTCTTGGttcccactcccactccatTCCGTCCCAGAAATCTCAGTGCTGAGGCACGCGTGACAGGACAGGCCCGACAGACCACCCCTAGGAAAAGGTGACGGCAGCAGAGGTTATTCCTTCGGACCGAGGCTGTGCATAGGCATGGGTTGGGCCATTGCGATGCGCCAAGGTCAGGTGTTATTGCCAGCTTGGGATTACGAGATGTGAACGAGATGTAGGAGATGGGGTGAGATCATGCCGAGAGCTGCCCAGGTGACGCGGCATGGGGCATTCTCCGAAGTGCAGAGCCGTACCAGACAGCAAGGttcccccccctccccagcTTGGCGTACGACGGCAATTGACTGGAATCCGGGGTCCAACTTTATTTGATCTTGATggtccagctcgtccaggCCTGGCGATCCTAACCACGGCTACGTACTTCTACTCCGCACATTCATTGTGACTGGAATCCAAATCCATCTCGGACAGCCCCTGCCCATCAGCAGCTGGGACATCATTACTACCAACACCTAGCGGTCAACCGCACCCCGCGCCCCAGTTTCCGGACGCGCCTGCGCATAACCTTgtcatctcgtcgtcagcCCGTCGTCAGCTCACAGTGCAAGCGAGGCGTCGCGTGCCGGTGACTGTTGGACACAGTTAGCGCCACGAACCGAACGCTCGTTTCCGAGGGCAGGTTGCGTTGCGTTGCGTTGACGAGATTATGCACTTTCCGCCCTTTTAGGCCCCTCTGGACCACCGGACTCTAGATCTCCGTGGATTTCTCACCGCAAAAGGAGCAAGGCTCGCTCCGAGCGGATATCTGGTAACTCTCTGTGGCGATCGTCGATCCGCAGATCCGCAGTACTACTTATTGTCGGGACTTCCGGGCCGGCTAGCGGCAGGATGGCTTGTCGCCGATCGCCGAGAGCTGGAGCCGAGACTCCGAGATCCAATTCTCCGAGGGCGGAGCGCTCACCGGGCCTACCTCTCGCTTCCGCTGCTCCACCAAACTGCCCTTGAACTCCTCTGTCGGGCGGTCGTCAACGGCCCTCCAGCCTTAGAGCTTGCTAACGCCTGAATTTTTCGCCACCAAAGACTGACCTGCTCCATCTGGGCAAACACGGGTCGGCCCACCAAGAATCTGGGCAAGCTGAGAGCTGAGAGATGAGTGCGACCATGGTAAATACGCCTGAAACACCGTCCGCCGATCAGCGCGTCGTACGTGTACATCCGGAGGCCCTCGCCCTGGTCGCCCTGGTCGCCCTGGTCACTCCCCATCTTACAAGTCTCCGAAGCTCCGAAGCGTCCAGAAGGATGTAGGCACGGTGGAATTCGagccgagcttggcgagcgaTCTGCTCTGCAGCAATCGCCTCCCACTCGGTGTTGCCGTCTGTTACCCCTCAATGATGAAGCGTCTTGCCCATAGACGAGTTAAACCACGCTCAATCCTCCTCCGTTTTGGCTCTGCTTTGAGACAGTGAAGGGTGGTTCACAGTCGCACAGTTTGCTCGGGAAGCTGAGGACGGCCAGGGAAGTGGGGATCGAGTTGTGGCCGTGATGCCACGGCAAGGCTAGATTGATCAGTGTTGGTGGCTCGGGAACTGGCGTTCTCCCAGGTTAAGTACAGTGTCACGATCTCGTCATGTGTAGTATATGGGCAAGGTCGGCTCGACAGTCCGCCCGCGTGGCACATCCACGGTCGTAGCGTTGTGGAATCAAAGGAGCGAGCCAGATGGCGTGCCCATTTACTAAGCTTGTCGCCCATTACGGACAATGAATAGCCTGGAGACGTCAACCACGGGAATGGCAGTGTTAGATGGTCCACATTTAAAACGGGTTTCGAGGACATGGCTGATGAGGGGACGTACAGAGGGCTATCCCCTACCTTGCGTTCTGAGAGGTCCGAGTAGGCGATTTTCTGAGAAGGCAAGAGCCCGCGCTTATACTACGTCGTCCGATCGATGCGGATCTTCCAACAACTACTTCATTCCACAACAGATAGAAATGGGTTGCGGTCAGTGTGGTGTACTACATGGCGGTCAATCTTCAATCTGATGATCAACCTGGACGACGCTCCTGAACATTAGACGAATAAGAGCCTGAACACAGCCTCTTTCGGACTAAGCCTCGCAGTGCAGCGCAGTTGAGGATTCTCGCGGGATCGCGGGGGAGAAGAAACCCACGAGCCTGACAATAGCACACAGCCATAGACGAGCGGCTCGCGTTACCCTGCGACGCCTTTTAACAGTATCCGTGATGGACAGTGTCGTCTAATGACCAGACTGAGGGATACATTCGTTACCGCCGGCCGGGACGGCGAGAGACTATGTAGGCCTCTACGTAGGCTATCGAGTTGCCCAGATGTAATGATTGCTGGGCGGAGCTGGGTACCGCCAACCTCCAAAGCAATGCAACTAGAAATAACGCGAAAACTGCTGGTTGCCACTGCAGCGGCGTACCGTCATACGCGccatcgacgtcgaggtacTTGAGACTACTATCGAGAGTACTAAAGGATGTCAAACTACCCGAGTAAGTGAGCAGAGCCAGAACTGGGCTCGAGACCTGTAAGAGGGGGATAggacggggagggggggagggggagagagaAGGGGATGAGGCTTAGAGACAAATAACGGTGTCAATGCCCTGTCCGTGCCCACAGCATCATTCAAATCAAAAGTTAAACAGGGCTATGGGTCCTTTAATCGTCGATTCTGCCATCGGTCTCACTGTACGGCCGTTGAAATTCTGATCACTCAGTGACAGCGCTGTTCAGATTGATTCCGCTTCATCTACAGCGGCG contains the following coding sequences:
- a CDS encoding uncharacterized protein (Putative DNA-binding domain in centromere protein B, mouse jerky and transposases), producing the protein MAATMTTYAPILDAAQHEEVDFMTMFTNQNDDVVAKTEATTTKPALTQGLAAPAGPAPTTLPAADPLPMFDAHAPPTADASAWQQQQHAQFQYPLHPMSMPVPHGVAYPAHMMYHPQPPLGPPFMPGQMGLMAQYVEPAALPGAQPAYSAYPAPPSALPTSADIEAKPMVTTPPATGASAGTPPASTAATANGRSPSSGTNSPNGPAPPAAGRRKRKLMPEDKRRICEIYRNSQGKIRQEDIAKEYSVDRSTISKILNQEERWLDPEQSGSAAGLSRRPGGRYPAIEEDIHRWLDEAVLAGREVRDSEAREEALKIGLRLGHPHFQASSKWWDGVKRRRLEEGRAMPMPRRPPTAPRAPTQHMPGLVRTYTMDMPSQSFPMAGPSAYPLIAPGVLAATGGPAIMPGMPQAMRARSQSSPQVFNSYVPAQQAPSSGPAPRQRMSPPRHSPVTPLSRNRSYHGSSAGSSPIGRPSPLHRANSSGGRPSPHLRLGASAFGLTPMSEPQNVLHTPTHTNGLAEMQHAGTTTPTTSATASMPSLSPLSMSESSDMATVPTVLSPSTPCTPAQPTFAVVPGQPEHMDMVGGCAPQSLIYTHHPQHMVVGGYPGSRYAQPMYPGYEYVQGQW